ccatgtgtccaacttatactcaatctcatgtcaatgcatgtacacaatattatttcaataaggGGAGGATGATGCACCTGAGTCAGTCAAATATCGACATACTACATAACCACCTCGATTATCACAAATATACGggtgtaataaagaaaacacagTCACCCAaggatttcaagtcaataatatatcacctaatgcccatatgctttgccattctcaaattacaatccaCTTCTATAGtggaaattttcctttttataacaccggtactcgtaccaatgtccgtcacaccattgatacgagatccccatctttcgcccttaccccttgtctatttcatttttttaatctttaattaggaaaacgtccttcaacaagtctaaaaagtcttaacatacctcaagTGCCGAGCTTGTGTCACGAATCCTCAATatagttccttcccttttcgtAAAGTTTCAGAATGTTCACAATCtaccaatgatgcaatattcataagtaaacgagtttgtagacattcaaattattatatgtctatcatagaccctaaaactcactcatatttcTAACCAAACTTTAAATCTTGATATAGTTTTAATGCCAAAATTATCATACTTGTCAAATTTCAAGCCTAGAGTTAAACCTCAACTCATCTAAATATCATGAATCTAATGATATTCATTAACACGATACCACCAAATTTGATTAGCTATAcccatatatatattatacttcaaggaataacttttatatgaaaaataaaaataaaataaaatgatcagGGAACTACAAATATTTCCACTTATGTGCAGACATATATGGTTGccaatgatttttattttttttcatttttttgtaagtGATTATGCCTAATCATTATTCAATGATTAGGCTtggtataattaatataaataattcccTCTTCCTATTATAGTTCAAGTGATCACCTTTTCAGTTtctgtaaaaataaaaaatttacacgTCCTTAAATGTTTATCCCCAGAAAATCGATCAATATAATTAGTTACTTACTCCATTAACCTTCTTCCCGTATAATTTAATAGTActcaatacaatacaatacgatAGGATACAGTATTTCTacattatattttctaattcaataactaataattaaattgataattttcgagacaaaaaaaataatatctaactCGAGCCACTTGTTGCAAAACCAGAAGCATCGCATGAGTATTAAAAAGGTAAATTTTTTCCTTTACTTCACTTTTCATCCATCCTATTTATTCATTCctaataataaactaaattttttttacatccGTGGGACCACATCGcacaacaacaaataaaactggagcaccccaaggagatacactcggtctaataaaacctttacacaacaaatcctgcaactgctccttcaactctttcaatgtAGTCGGTGCCATACGATAgggaggaatggaaataggccgagtgcctggctccacatcaatacaaaaatcaatatcacgatctaatggaagacctggcaaatcggtcagaaatacttctgaaaattcactcaccactggaatagactcaagcataggagtctcaaTACTAATCTCGAATGTGGGCCAAGTAAGCCAAACATCCTTTCTGTACCATTTGACGAGCCTTAAGaaatgatatcacacccttagaaggGGACTAAGAgaacctctccattctactataggaattccaggcatagctaaagtgattgtcttggcatgacaatttAATATTGCAtggtaagaagataaccaatccataccgagaatcacatcaaaatctatcatatctAAGACCTTTAAATCTGCGTGAGTGTCATACACCATCAAGGTAACTTTACATAATCGATACACCCAATCTACAACTATAGAATCCTcgacaggagtagaaacacgtatcggcaaatcaagagactcacataatatatctagactaggagcaaaatatgtggacacataagaataagtagagcctggatcaaataatacagtagctgatcgatgacaaaccggaataatacttgtgataacagcatctgaagcctcagcctctggcctacctggaaaagcataacagtgagaacgaactccatcagattgtgaacctccacgaccaccacctcgaccataaggagaaccacctctacctgaatgaggaccacctctaccattctgtgcaccacccctagctggaggttgtgcAGCCTTGGAAGTCGAAGCCTGAGAACCCTGATGTAAGCCACCATGTCTGgtcctagggcagtctctcacaaagtgtcccatatcaccacactcaaaACAGCCCCTACGAGACGCAGGCTGATGAGAGGACCCTGACTAACGAGAATGCCCTCCCCGAACCATAGGCCTAGAAGATGAACCTTGTGAAGTATGCACTGAGCTCGAAGAACTATGCCTAGTGTAACCACCCTCAGACGCAGATATAGAAGCATGAATGGGTATATGATGGATTGAGAGTGATAACCTCTCCCTACATAACCTTGACTCCTAGGCGGAGCACCACCAAAATCACCTGAATAACGGGTCCTCTTTCCCTCAcgctgctcaaatccctcacATCGAATCATCTCTAACTCCTTAGCAGCATTCACCACTTTCTGGAACGGTAACCAGAAGCAGCAACTTGAGAAACTCCTAGACGAATCGAATAATCAAccccttaacaaacctcctcactctctcagcctctgtagaaagtatcatcgaagcatgcctagccaaggcatgaaatttacctTCATACTCTGCAACTAACATACCACCttgctgcaaaccctcaaactcatccctcttgcgctccctctcattgcgtggaacaaattttgatataaataccTGTGTAAACTGAGTCCAGGACAGTGGAGGAGATCCCGTtggcctactactaatataatccctccaccactgcttGGCGTAGCCAGTCATCTGAAACGCTGTGTAGTCAACTCCGTGAGACTCTACTAATCCGagattatgcaacctctcatcacaactaactataaattcatatgcATCTTCAGTtaagtcaccagtataagtaggaggattcattagtctgaacctcccaaacatcttttgctcatcaatgGTCATAGAAGGTCTGTTCGCCAAATGTGAGGCAATATCTTgaaactccatactatccaaacgagGAGCTATAGCAGCAGCTGGCTGAGTCCTGGGAGTCTGAGAATCTGGAGCAATTATCGGATCTGGAGTCTGACCTCCGACACGggtctgtgagccatcagaagtgacaAGCAAAGCTCTTGCCTGAGCCATCCCCTCTAGGAGTCCTAACATACGAGCcaaggtatcttgaagcactggGGTAACAATAGTACTGGGTGGAGCCTGAGCCGGCTCATCCCcatcgacacgatcttgcacatccccatgaataTTCTCTACATCAAGAGGTACGATCCTATAACGACCCTGGGTAACTATGGGTACTTGACCTTCCACAGGTGCTGCAATACGGCCTCTACCCCGACCTTGAGCTCGTCTCCTGCCTCTACCTCGGATAGTGTTCCCAGAAGCAGGCGCATGAATGGGATTTTGACCACCACTTGCCGGAGTATGAGTTCTCGCCATCTGAGAGGATgagatatcaagattagaatttcaacaaggtcaagtgtgcacgataGTGAATGAAAGAACAGAATATTTCCTatatgtcctatagcctctcgaagataggtataGACGTCTTCATACCAATCCGCAAGACTCTACCagacattgctcttgtactcATGAGACCGATGAACCTGACTTTGATAccaaattgtcacgacccaaagtcacgagtcgtgatggcacttatgttcccaaccaataggtaagccaacaaacatatttaacaaacttaactaactaatGAGTGAAAAGACCACAATTAACCAAatctccaacactgagttccttataagtacgaatgcggAAAACTGAAGTAAATACTACCCAAGAGTTGGTGTCACAAGAACAAGAGCTTCTagaatacgatgcaagtctgaaactaaaatgacaaatctaacataagggatatcctgtctgaatactgaatagCAAAATacgtaaaagatagagggagatGAGGGCCAcagaacagccaagcagctcaccacaactccaagacactccTAAACTTGGAGTCAAACTGCTCCTCGAGATTTTCTCCTACTCgaaatcgaatctgcaccacaaataGTGCAACAAGTCTAGTATGAGTAcaaaaccacgtgtacccagtatgtctcattgactgacaacgaagaagtagtgacgggagtttatataaaaaaaataaattcttaaattatatatatatatatatatatatatatatatatatatatatatatatatatatatatatattacactcactattttaaatttcatcaataaaggtaatcaaacatcaagtattttccaaacaccaaacaaaacacataatcataaaaaatgaatgatgtgatgaaatgcaatgcaatatgacaccatgtaatgaattttcttataatacccagtactcactcaaccgtatatacatgatactcctcgaaaatacatcgagagatcatgacccatgggggactcgcgaggtccatataccgacacagACGATCtacacgtgtctgtgcggacgatctcaacgcactatcataatatcaaacaattttcgcacggacgatctccacgtgcccaacttatactcaatctcatgtcaatgcatgtacacaatattatttcaataaggggatgatgatgcacctGAATCAGTCAAATATCAACATACTACATAACCACCTTATCACAAATATACGggtgtaataaagaaaacacagTCACCCAaggatttcaagtcaataatatattacCTAATGCCCATATACTTTGtcattctcaaattacaatccaCTTCTATAGtggaaattttcctttttataacaccggtactcgtaccaatgtctgtcacaccattgatacgagacccccatctttTGCCCTTACCCCttgtctatttcatttttttaatctttaattaggaaaacgtccttcaacaagtctaaaaagtcttaacatacctcaagTGCCGAGCTCGTGTCACGAATCCTCAATatagttccttcccttttcgcAAAGTTTCAGAATGTTCACAATCtaccaatgatgcaatattcgtaagtaagcgagtttgtagacattcaaattattatatctcTATCATAGACCCTAAAACTCACTCGTATTTCTAACCAAACTTCAAATCTTGATATAGTTTTAATGCCAAAATTATCATACTTGTCAAATTTCAAGCCTAGAGTTAAACCTCAACTCATCTAAATATCATGAATCTAATGATATTCATTAACATGATATCACCAAATTTGATTAGCTATAcccatatatatattatacttcaaggaataacttttatatgaaaaataaaaataaaataaaatgaccagGGAACTACAAAGATTTCCACTTATGTGCAGACATATATGGTTGccaatgattattttttttcatttttgttgttaGTGATTATGCCTAATCATTATTCAATGATTAGACTTGGTAtagataatataaataattcccTCTTCCTATTATAGTTCAAGTGATCACCTTTTCAGTTtctgtaaaaattaaaaatttacacGTCCTTAAATGTTTATCCCCAGAAAATCGATCAATATAATTAGTTACTTACTCCATTAACCTTCTTCCCATAGAATCTAATAGTACTCAATACAATACAACACGATAGGATACAATATTTCTacattatattttctaattcaataactaataattaaatTGGTAATTTTcgagacaaaaaaaataatatctaactCGAGCCACTGGTTGCTAAACCAGAAGCATCGCATGAGTATTAAAAAGGTAAATTTTTCCCTTTACTTCACTTTTCATCCATCCTATTTATTCATTCCTAACAATTAACTAAAAATTTTTTTACATCCCAGGGACCACATCGCACAACAACCACCCATAATTGActtatccatttttttttcaaaccaaAAATAATTCCAGCAATTCCTACTAGTATTAAGATCATCCAAtcatatacaattttaaaatataattaagctCTTATTTTCACTATCTATTCACTATAATATTTTCCCATTACCCAATTAATTCCCACTTAAAATACCACTAAATTGAAAAATTCCCCCAACTTTCCTTTTTGATTTTTACGTTTTCACGCACATTATTTTAACAACCAGTACCTTAAATCCCATTACAAAGAACTAAAGTTGAAAACCTTTACCTGAATGAAGTCTTCTCGTCCGTAGGTTGATTATCGCCGCTTAGGTAGTTTCTaacccttttttattttctgcCTTTCTAATGTTAATTAAGTATAACAAATAAACTAATCCCACTAACTTAAATCCATATATAGGTTAAGTATAAcgatattaaataaattatgggtatgacccactaactattaactatattaattcttcactaaaatttttatcaactaaatactTTTAGTCttcgaatagtttaaaaatacccctttaaattttcaaaaggagtcgaactagtcctagttctcaaaacgacctagcgggtcgttacatcacctaccacttaaacaaacattcgtcctcaaattaGAAATGAAAAAAGCTAACCTGAATGctaaaaaagatgaggatatttactcctcatgtctaactctgtctcccatgtagcctcctccactggacgatgcttccactgaacctttactAAAACAATCTCCTTGGACCTTAGCTTtcgaatttgcctatccaaaatggtgatcggctcttcctcaaaagtcaaattcgGATCAAGTAACACTGgatcccattgaatcacatgatcaccaccctaatgatacttcttaagcattgaaatatgaaatacaggatggacACCAGACAAAccaggtggcaaagccaactgatacgccacctcaccaatacgctgaacaatctcgaaaggaccaatataccttgggctcaacttacccttctttccaaacctcatcacaccctttatgggtgaaaccttcaataaaaccttatctccaaccataaactctaaatcacgAATCTTTCGATAtgcataactcttttgcctactctgagccatgagaagtctatcttggatcaacttgaccttgtccaaggactccctcaacaaatctgtaccccatggtctaacctcaaatgcatcaaaccaaacaattggTGATCGACATATCCTACCATACAGAGCCTCAAATGGTGTCATCTCaatgctcgaatgataactattaatGTAAGCAAACTCCGCTAAAGGCAAGAACTGATCCCACTGAtcaccaaagtcaatcacacacgcccaCAACATGTCCTCAAGGACCTGAATAgtccgctcagactgaccatcagtctgagggtgaaaggctgtactaagatccaccagagtgcccaactctttctgcatagaccgccagaaatgagatgtaaattgggtgccttgatctgaaataatagatataggaaccccatgcaaccgaactaTCTCCCGAATATAAATCTTGGCTAACCTTTCTGAGTCATAGGTAgtctgaactggtacaaagtgtgcagGCTTAGTCAGTCGATCCACAATGACCCATATAGAGTCGAACTTACCCAAGGTGCGTGGCaatcctaccacaaagtccatagcaataCTCTCCCACTTCTACTCATGTATAGGCATCCTTTGTGTCACACCtccaggcttttggtgttcatatttcacttgctgacaatttaaACAAcggatacaaaatctactatgtcctTCATCATACGACACCACAATAATGTTGtttcaagtcacgatacatcttagtagcccccAGATGAATCGAGTACCTCGAACTGTGGGCCTCCTCCATGATTAATCCAGTCAAATCACCTGTACGAGGAACACAGATACGacctttaatcctcaaaactccctcactatcaagaattgcagcctTGACTTCTCCTTTTAACACCTTTTctctaatcttacataaatcaccatcgTCAAACTGTTGAGACCGAATTTGTTCCAATAAGGATGATCTggcctccatataagccaacaccttacgaggttctgaaatatcaagtctcaaAAAGCTATTGGCCAAggattggacatccctagcTAAAGGATGCTCGTCGACCTGTAACATGGCTAAAAtacccatacttaccgcctttcgactcaaggcatctgctacaacatttgtcTTGCCTGaatgataaagaatagtcatgtcgtagtccttgagcaactccaaccatctccgctgcctcaaattcagatctctctgattgaatatatattggaggctacgatgatctgtgaacacctcacaatgcacaccataaagataatgcctccaaattttcaatgcaaacacaacagccgccaactctaaatcatgaataggataattcttctcatgaaccttcaactgtctctaagcataagctatcactttTCCCTTCTGCATTAATACACAACCAAGACCAATCCGAGAAGCATCataatatacaacaaaaccctctccctccacgggtagggtcaaaattggagcagtagttaataaaattttgagcttttggaaactaacctcacactcgtcagaccactgaaaagtcacctccttctgtgtcaatctagttaatggagatgcaatggatgagaaaccctcaacaaatCGTCGATCATAACCTGCAAGGCCTAAGAAACTCAGAATCTCAGATTGAAAATAAATTCGGAAAGTGAAAACCTTCCCATTAACCTTTAAAATGATGGAAAACTGTCAAGAAAATACCGAGGGTCGTTCCTTAGTTCTCAAGGTCGAAAAGTGCATAATAAAACATTTTTGAggtttattttcaaattaagtTGCGTTTGTTTGGCCGCATCATCCCTCACCCTGCTACGACGACCCCGCCCTGGGTGAAAAATCCTGCCTTAGCTGCTTGCACAAAAATAATGagcaaatttaagaattttaaactCCATTTCACAACATGTATACCTTCATCCCATGACACTCAGAAAATACTCTTTCACGCTAAGATCAGTTTAGGAGTTCTAACTCACCCGAATTCAATTTGTAAAGTCGTACTGGTTTCTTAACGTCTTAACTATTGTGATCAAATAATACTTCAAGCTCCCATCTTATCAGATTTTTTATACCTCACAGAATCTAATTTCGtcaaaatttgaactaggtTGAAAAATTTCAAGTTGCTACGAAAAAGTTCTCTTGCCCAAAATTTTTCTCAGTTGACTTTCTATAATCAAGGGAGACGATCATTACAATGGATATATCCGAGAGGAGATAAATGTATATAGGAGGAAATAAAATGTAAAGGAGATTATGATATCTTAAGTTGtaaatttatgtgatttttccaacaaaatatataaaaattatatggaTAAATTGCTTATATACACAACTTTATTTACTTTATTCTCTATTTTCCctacttttttgaaatattttataaatacctTATTTCTCTCAATTGTTAAAACTTTCAGATACATAAAATCAATTAGCCAAAACTCATGTTTACTACTCCTATTTTCACTCCTCTTTTCTCTACCTAAATTCACTCCACATTCTTAGCAgttacaaatttcaaaataatttgatattcaaaaaGATTCTCTCTCTcaagttaattaatttcaaaCATGTGAATAGGTAGcattttttcttctccattattgtcttctttcattttttttccaatttttttcttaatacatACGGGTTCATTTAGTATTGGGTAACTCAACTAAATTCTTTTAATACTAATATGAGATCTTGGGGTTCATCTCGTCCTCCTCCAAAATGTCGTAAACTTGCAATGACAATGTATTAATAAGGTTTTTATTGACAATCCAATGAACTACCATAATGCATCAGCAGTATGATTACATTATCGATAAGTtgagaaggagaaggaaaaaTGGATCAGATTgttgaatgttttttttcttattcatcttttttttatatatatggattcatatttttaatgtatctagttatttttattttttaaaattaatatataatattttgttttcaatattaTGATACATTACAATTTCATTGCGCTCAATATGTCG
This DNA window, taken from Solanum lycopersicum chromosome 5, SLM_r2.1, encodes the following:
- the LOC138348470 gene encoding uncharacterized protein, whose translation is MTILYHSGKTNVVADALSRKAVSMGILAMLQVDEHPLARDVQSLANSFLRLDISEPRKVLAYMEARSSLLEQIRSQQFDDGDLCKIREKVLKGEVKAAILDSEGVLRIKGRICVPRTGDLTGLIMEEAHSSRYSIHLGATKMYRDLKQHYCGVKELGTLVDLSTAFHPQTDGQSERTIQVLEDMLWACVIDFGDQWDQFLPLAEFAYINSYHSSIEMTPFEALYGRICRSPIVWFDAFEVRPWGTDLLRESLDKVKLIQDRLLMAQSRQKSYAYRKIRDLEFMVGDKRIGEVAYQLALPPGLSGVHPEEPITILDRQIRKLRSKEIVLVKVQWKHRPVEEATWETELDMRSKYPHLF
- the LOC138348469 gene encoding uncharacterized protein; this translates as MARTHTPASGGQNPIHAPASGNTIRGRGRRRAQGRGRGRIAAPVEGQVPIVTQGRYRIVPLDVENIHGDVQDRVDGDEPAQAPPSTIVTPVLQDTLARMLGLLEGMAQARALLVTSDGSQTRVGGQTPDPIIAPDSQTPRTQPAAAIAPRLDSMEFQDIASHLANRPSMTIDEQKMFGRFRLMNPPTYTGDLTEDAYEFIVSCDERLHNLGLVESHGVDYTAFQMTGYAKQWWRDYISSRPTGSPPLSWTQFTQVFISKFVPRNERERKRDEFEGLQQGGMLVAEYEGKFHALARHASMILSTEAERKVVNAAKELEMIRCEGFEQREGKRTRYSGDFGGAPPRSQGYVGRGYHSQSIIYPFMLLYLRLRVVTLGIVLRAQCILHKVHLLGLWFGEGILGSQASTSKAAQPPARGGAQNGRGGPHSVVSEFSEVFLTDLPGLPLDRDIDFCIDVEPGTRPISIPPYRMAPTTLKELKEQLQDLLCKGFIRPSVSPWGAPVLFVVVRCGPTDVKKI